In Sporichthyaceae bacterium, a genomic segment contains:
- a CDS encoding 8-oxoguanine deaminase has protein sequence MVDLVVHNAALLATCDAQRRELPGGWVAITAGVVTAIGAAPDPAPAAKHTIDATGCLVTPGLVNTHHHLYQNLTRAFAPVVDRTLFEWLVRLYPVWAGLDAEASYLSAWVGLVELALGGTTTSTDHLYIAPHGGGDVWSAQIEAAAEVGLRFHPTRGSMSLSVKDGGLPPDSVVQDDDEVLADCERLVARHHDPGPQSMVRVALAPCSPFSVRPELMRATAELAERLDVRLHTHLAEDPDEDAFCLERFGRRPVEHFAEVGWLTDRAWVAHCVHPNPAEVARLGAAGVGIAHCPSSNMILGAGGSRGTICPIQDLRAAGSPVGLGCDGSSSNDAASLWLEARTALLLGRQRGGAASLSARDVLEIGTRGGAACLGRTGEIGELSTGAAGDLVVWAQDGVAFAGALSDPIEAWLRCGPIAARETVVAGRVLVADGRPAHPDVGEMLARHRVVAARLQERTPG, from the coding sequence ATGGTCGACCTCGTGGTCCACAACGCCGCCCTGCTGGCGACCTGCGACGCGCAGCGCCGCGAGCTGCCCGGCGGTTGGGTCGCGATCACCGCCGGAGTCGTCACCGCGATCGGCGCGGCTCCCGACCCGGCGCCCGCGGCGAAGCACACGATCGACGCGACGGGTTGCCTGGTCACGCCCGGGCTGGTGAACACCCATCACCACCTCTACCAGAACCTGACCCGCGCGTTCGCTCCCGTCGTCGACCGGACCCTGTTCGAGTGGCTGGTGCGCCTCTACCCGGTGTGGGCCGGGTTGGACGCCGAGGCCTCGTATCTCTCGGCGTGGGTCGGCCTGGTGGAGCTCGCACTCGGTGGCACGACCACCAGCACGGACCACCTGTACATCGCCCCGCACGGCGGTGGCGACGTGTGGTCGGCACAGATCGAGGCCGCCGCCGAGGTCGGCCTGCGGTTCCATCCCACCCGCGGCTCGATGAGTCTCTCGGTCAAGGACGGCGGCCTGCCGCCGGACTCGGTCGTCCAGGACGACGACGAGGTCCTCGCCGACTGCGAACGCCTGGTCGCCCGCCATCACGACCCCGGACCACAGTCGATGGTGCGGGTCGCGTTGGCGCCCTGCTCCCCGTTCAGCGTCCGACCCGAGCTCATGCGGGCGACCGCGGAGCTCGCGGAACGGCTCGACGTCCGGTTGCACACGCACCTGGCGGAGGACCCGGACGAGGACGCGTTCTGCCTGGAGCGGTTCGGCCGCCGCCCGGTCGAGCACTTCGCGGAGGTCGGGTGGCTCACCGACCGGGCCTGGGTCGCGCACTGCGTGCATCCGAACCCCGCCGAGGTCGCGCGGCTCGGCGCGGCCGGGGTCGGCATCGCCCACTGCCCGAGCTCGAACATGATCCTCGGCGCCGGTGGTAGCCGTGGCACGATCTGCCCGATTCAGGACCTTCGAGCCGCCGGATCCCCGGTGGGGTTGGGATGTGACGGGTCGTCATCGAACGATGCGGCGTCACTGTGGCTGGAGGCCCGCACGGCGTTGCTGCTGGGTCGCCAGCGCGGGGGCGCCGCGAGCCTGAGCGCCCGCGACGTGCTCGAGATCGGGACCCGCGGTGGGGCGGCGTGTCTGGGCCGGACCGGCGAGATCGGCGAACTCTCGACCGGTGCTGCCGGCGACCTCGTCGTCTGGGCCCAGGACGGCGTCGCCTTCGCCGGCGCGCTGTCCGACCCGATCGAGGCGTGGTTGCGCTGCGGGCCGATCGCGGCACGGGAGACGGTGGTCGCCGGGCGGGTGCTTGTGGCCGATGGTCGACCCGCGCACCCCGATGTCGGCGAGATGCTCGCGCGGCATCGAGTGGTGGCGGCGCGGCTGCAGGAGAGGACGCCCGGATGA